One Gossypium hirsutum isolate 1008001.06 chromosome A11, Gossypium_hirsutum_v2.1, whole genome shotgun sequence genomic window carries:
- the LOC107913008 gene encoding GDP-mannose 4,6 dehydratase 1: protein MATENNSSRVGSGSGSHSVNGDAAPDRKIALITGITGQDGSYLTEFLLNKGYEVHGLIRRSSNFNTQRINHIYIDPHNAHKARMKLHYADLTDASSLRRWLDTIRPDEVYNLAAQSHVAVSFEIPDYTADVVATGALRLLEAVRSHIAATGRTHIKYYQAGSSEMFGSAPPPQSEHTPFHPRSPYAASKCAAHWYTVNYREAYGLFACNGILFNHESPRRGENFVTRKITRAVGRIKIGLQNKLFLGNLQASRDWGFAGDYVEAMWMMLQQEKPDDYVVATEESHTVEEFLQVAFGYVGLNWKDHVVIDKRYFRPAEVDNLKGDSSKARKVLGWKPKVGFEQLVRMMVDEDIELAKREKVLVDAGYMDAQQQP, encoded by the coding sequence ATGGCAACCGAGAATAACAGTTCCAGGGTCGGATCTGGATCCGGATCTCATTCTGTCAACGGCGACGCGGCTCCTGACCGCAAGATCGCGTTGATCACTGGCATCACTGGTCAAGATGGTTCCTACCTGACCGAATTCCTCCTCAACAAAGGCTATGAAGTCCATGGCTTGATCCGCCGCTCTTCCAACTTCAATACGCAGCGTATCAACCACATCTACATTGATCCACATAACGCCCACAAGGCTCGGATGAAGCTCCATTACGCTGACCTCACCGACGCTTCCTCGCTTCGTCGCTGGCTCGATACTATTCGACCCGATGAGGTTTACAATCTGGCGGCTCAATCTCACGTGGCCGTCTCTTTTGAGATCCCTGATTATACAGCTGACGTGGTGGCTACGGGAGCTCTTCGCTTGTTGGAAGCCGTTAGATCCCATATCGCCGCCACGGGTCGGACCCATATCAAGTACTACCAAGCTGGATCGTCCGAAATGTTCGGATCCGCCCCTCCTCCGCAATCTGAACATACCCCGTTTCACCCCAGATCTCCATACGCAGCTTCCAAATGCGCCGCGCATTGGTACACTGTGAATTACAGGGAAGCTTACGGTCTTTTCGCATGCAATGGGATTCTTTTTAACCACGAGTCCCCGAGGAGAGGAGAGAATTTCGTGACCCGGAAAATCACCCGGGCCGTTGGGAGGATCAAGATTGGGTTGCAAAACAAGTTGTTTTTGGGGAACCTTCAAGCTTCGAGGGATTGGGGTTTTGCCGGGGATTACGTGGAAGCTATGTGGATGATGCTGCAACAAGAGAAGCCGGACGATTACGTGGTGGCGACGGAGGAATCGCATACGGTGGAGGAGTTTTTGCAAGTGGCATTTGGGTATGTTGGGTTGAACTGGAAAGATCATGTTGTGATTGATAAGAGGTATTTTAGGCCTGCCGAGGTGGATAACCTGAAAGGTGATTCAAGTAAGGCAAGGAAAGTTCTTGGGTGGAAACCCAAAGTTGGGTTTGAGCAATTGGTGAGGATGATGGTTGATGAAGATATCGAGTTGGCTAAGAGGGAGAAAGTACTGGTCGATGCTGGTTATATGGATGCCCAACAACAGCCTTAA
- the LOC107911059 gene encoding nucleolin isoform X1, protein MRIRNQGTAEPATTRKTPPTRKSAAKTSSGCTDAAAESTALKTAGTKQASAAKAKQMEKNEISTVIIEGSDSNLEGSAVEEVKSSPEATRLTPESKATPGTKLVSKRTPGRPKRAVSAKGKAVSVVNSEGTANEKVLESPNKVEMEHQKVKEREKIEETGKSKLEEEVPCDGNIEEYVAKEDSLLVSGTDRKIVDLNVKEGRKDKLSGEDVQMEQDRYGSFDDEFEYGDRVDFGDHDDEVLADDDVDDPIEETEALEEECKELTAIAKEHKIKKECEIFVGGLDRDAVEEDLRQVFEKIGEVVEVRLHKNPITNKNKGYAFVKFSNKEHAKHALLEMKNPVICGKRCGTAPSEDNDTLFLGNICNTWTKEAIKQNLKVYGIEGVENITLVPDVQHEGLSRGFAFLEFSCHADAMLAYKRLQKPDVVFGHPERTAKVAFAEPLREPDPEIMATVKTVFLDSLPPHWDEDRVREKLKGYGEIVRIVLARNMSTAKRKDFGFVDFSTHKAATACVDGVNNTQLGDGSSKAKVRARLSNPMPKTQAIKGGMSGGFRIGSGGNGTFSRFGRTVGQVGHRFNSKGFQHGRYYHQNERGRTSTNEHDFDNRYSEFHRQQVMGKAGGRRGSYGDGYRTSSRAAAFVSPSRYNLSRSWYDGPERAWREHALPRRQPFSPQRAFDQPYGGQQYDDPYYYDESAHSMKRPFYMTDHDPEYMEPPIFRPRMDHPYPEVTFHETRHRDPHHAAGSGLYSHDYFGSDYDAYPPYYRDHSYGGSY, encoded by the exons ATGAGAATCCGGAATCAGGGTACAGCCGAACCGGCGACTACAAGAAAGACGCCGCCGACGAGGAAGTCTGCTGCGAAAACTTCATCGGGATGTACAGATGCTGCGGCGGAATCCACGGCTCTGAAAACGGCGGGAACAAAGCAGGCCTCCGCTGCTAAAGCGAAGCAAATGgagaaaaatgaaatttcaacTGTGATTATCGAGGGCTCTGATTCTAATCTTGAAGGATCAGCAG tTGAAGAAGTGAAGTCATCACCTGAAGCTACAAGACTGACACCGGAGAGCAAAGCTACACCAGGCACTAAATTAGTTTCAAAGCGAACACCTGGAAGACCTAAACGTGCTGTTTCTGCGAAAGGGAAAGCTGTCTCCGTAGTGAATTCTGAGGGAACAGCCAATGAGAAGGTTTTGGAATCACCAAATAAGGTAGAAATGGAGCATCAAAAggtaaaagaaagagaaaaaattgAAGAAACTGGAAAGTCCAAACTGGAGGAGGAAGTACCATGTGATGGGAACATTGAAGAGTATGTAGCTAAAGAGGATTCACTTCTAGTAAGCGGGACAGATCGCAAAATTGTGGACCTTAATGTAAAAGAAGGCAGGAAAGATAAGTTGAGTGGAGAAGATGTGCAAATGGAACAAGATAGGTATGGCAGTTTCGATGATGAGTTTGAGTACGGTGACAGAGTGGACTTTGGGGACCACGATGATGAAGTACTTGCAGATGATGATGTAGATGACCCTATTGAAGAAACTGAGGCATTGGAGGAGGAGTGCAAAGAACTAACTGCTATTGCAAAAGAACATAAAATTAAGAAAGAGTGTGAGATTTTTGTTGGTGGATTGGATCGAGATGCTGTTGAGGAGGACTTGAGACAGGTTTTTGAGAAAATTGGTGAGGTGGTTGAAGTTAGGTTGCATAAGAATCCGATAACCAACAAGAATAAGGGATATGCTTTTGTGAAATTTTCAAATAAAGAACATGCAAAGCATGCCTTGTTAGAAATGAAGAACCCGGTT ATTTGTGGGAAACGATGTGGGACGGCACCTAGTGAAGACAATGACACATTGTTTTTGGGAAATATTTGCAATACATGGACAAAAGAAGCT ATCAAACAAAACCTTAAAGTGTATGGTATTGAAGGAGTTGAGAATATTACTCTTGTCCCAGATGTTCAACATGAAGGGTTGAGCCGTGGTTTTGCATTTTTAGAGTTCTCTTGCCATGCTGATGCAATGCTTGCATACAAGAGACTACAGAAGCCTGATGTTGTATTTGGACACCCTGAGAGAACTGCTAAAGTAGCTTTTGCTGAACCGTTGCGGGAGCCTGATCCAGAGATAATGGCCACAGTAAAAACTGTATTTCTTGATTCACTTCCTCCTCATTGGGATGAAGATCGTGTAAGGGAAAAACTCAAAGGTTATGGAGAGATAGTGCGAATTGTATTGGCCCGGAACATGTCAACTGCTAAGAGAAAAGACTTTGGATTTGTTGATTTCTCCACCCATAAAGCTGCTACAGCTTGTGTAGATGGTGTGAATAATACACAACTGGGTGATGGGAGCTCAAAG GCAAAAGTCAGAGCAAGGCTATCGAACCCTATGCCTAAAACACAAGCTATTAAGGGGGGAATGTCTGGTGGGTTTCGAATTGGAAGTGGTGGCAATGGCACATTTTCAAGATTTG GGAGAACCGTTGGCCAGGTTGGACATCGCTTTAACTCGAAAGGTTTCCAACATGGCCGGTATTACCATCAAAATGAACGTGGTCGAACTAGTACAAATGAGCATGACTTTGACAATCGATATTCTGAGTTCCATCGGCAGCAAGTTATGGGTAAAG CAGGTGGAAGGAGGGGCTCTTATGGGGATGGTTATCGCACATCCAGTAGAGCAGCCGCATTTGTTAGCCCTTCAAGATATAATTTGAGTAGGTCTTGGTATGATGGCCCTGAAAGGGCATGGAGGGAGCATGCTTTGCCTAGGAGGCAACCGTTTTCTCCTCAACGAGCCTTTGATCAACCTTATGGGGGGCAGCAATATGATGACCCTTATTATTATGATGAAAGTGCACATAGCATGAAGAGGCCATTTTATATGACA GACCATGATCCTGAATACATGGAGCCTCCTATATTCCGTCCTCGAATGGATCATCCTTATCCAGAAGTTACATTTCATGAAACCCGCCATCGTG ATCCTCATCATGCAGCTGGTAGTGGTCTCTACTCCCATGATTATTTTGGTTCTGAT TATGATGCATATCCCCCGTATTATCGGGATCATTCCTATGGAGGCAGCTACTAG
- the LOC107911059 gene encoding nucleolin isoform X3 has protein sequence MRIRNQGTAEPATTRKTPPTRKSAAKTSSGCTDAAAESTALKTAGTKQASAAKAKQMEKNEISTVIIEGSDSNLEGSAVEEVKSSPEATRLTPESKATPGTKLVSKRTPGRPKRAVSAKGKAVSVVNSEGTANEKVLESPNKVEMEHQKVKEREKIEETGKSKLEEEVPCDGNIEEYVAKEDSLLVSGTDRKIVDLNVKEGRKDKLSGEDVQMEQDRYGSFDDEFEYGDRVDFGDHDDEVLADDDVDDPIEETEALEEECKELTAIAKEHKIKKECEIFVGGLDRDAVEEDLRQVFEKIGEVVEVRLHKNPITNKNKGYAFVKFSNKEHAKHALLEMKNPVICGKRCGTAPSEDNDTLFLGNICNTWTKEAIKQNLKVYGIEGVENITLVPDVQHEGLSRGFAFLEFSCHADAMLAYKRLQKPDVVFGHPERTAKVAFAEPLREPDPEIMATVKTVFLDSLPPHWDEDRVREKLKGYGEIVRIVLARNMSTAKRKDFGFVDFSTHKAATACVDGVNNTQLGDGSSKAKVRARLSNPMPKTQAIKGGMSGGFRIGSGGNGTFSRFGRTVGQVGHRFNSKGFQHGRYYHQNERGRTSTNEHDFDNRYSEFHRQQVMAGGRRGSYGDGYRTSSRAAAFVSPSRYNLSRSWYDGPERAWREHALPRRQPFSPQRAFDQPYGGQQYDDPYYYDESAHSMKRPFYMTDHDPEYMEPPIFRPRMDHPYPEVTFHETRHRDPHHAAGSGLYSHDYFGSDYDAYPPYYRDHSYGGSY, from the exons ATGAGAATCCGGAATCAGGGTACAGCCGAACCGGCGACTACAAGAAAGACGCCGCCGACGAGGAAGTCTGCTGCGAAAACTTCATCGGGATGTACAGATGCTGCGGCGGAATCCACGGCTCTGAAAACGGCGGGAACAAAGCAGGCCTCCGCTGCTAAAGCGAAGCAAATGgagaaaaatgaaatttcaacTGTGATTATCGAGGGCTCTGATTCTAATCTTGAAGGATCAGCAG tTGAAGAAGTGAAGTCATCACCTGAAGCTACAAGACTGACACCGGAGAGCAAAGCTACACCAGGCACTAAATTAGTTTCAAAGCGAACACCTGGAAGACCTAAACGTGCTGTTTCTGCGAAAGGGAAAGCTGTCTCCGTAGTGAATTCTGAGGGAACAGCCAATGAGAAGGTTTTGGAATCACCAAATAAGGTAGAAATGGAGCATCAAAAggtaaaagaaagagaaaaaattgAAGAAACTGGAAAGTCCAAACTGGAGGAGGAAGTACCATGTGATGGGAACATTGAAGAGTATGTAGCTAAAGAGGATTCACTTCTAGTAAGCGGGACAGATCGCAAAATTGTGGACCTTAATGTAAAAGAAGGCAGGAAAGATAAGTTGAGTGGAGAAGATGTGCAAATGGAACAAGATAGGTATGGCAGTTTCGATGATGAGTTTGAGTACGGTGACAGAGTGGACTTTGGGGACCACGATGATGAAGTACTTGCAGATGATGATGTAGATGACCCTATTGAAGAAACTGAGGCATTGGAGGAGGAGTGCAAAGAACTAACTGCTATTGCAAAAGAACATAAAATTAAGAAAGAGTGTGAGATTTTTGTTGGTGGATTGGATCGAGATGCTGTTGAGGAGGACTTGAGACAGGTTTTTGAGAAAATTGGTGAGGTGGTTGAAGTTAGGTTGCATAAGAATCCGATAACCAACAAGAATAAGGGATATGCTTTTGTGAAATTTTCAAATAAAGAACATGCAAAGCATGCCTTGTTAGAAATGAAGAACCCGGTT ATTTGTGGGAAACGATGTGGGACGGCACCTAGTGAAGACAATGACACATTGTTTTTGGGAAATATTTGCAATACATGGACAAAAGAAGCT ATCAAACAAAACCTTAAAGTGTATGGTATTGAAGGAGTTGAGAATATTACTCTTGTCCCAGATGTTCAACATGAAGGGTTGAGCCGTGGTTTTGCATTTTTAGAGTTCTCTTGCCATGCTGATGCAATGCTTGCATACAAGAGACTACAGAAGCCTGATGTTGTATTTGGACACCCTGAGAGAACTGCTAAAGTAGCTTTTGCTGAACCGTTGCGGGAGCCTGATCCAGAGATAATGGCCACAGTAAAAACTGTATTTCTTGATTCACTTCCTCCTCATTGGGATGAAGATCGTGTAAGGGAAAAACTCAAAGGTTATGGAGAGATAGTGCGAATTGTATTGGCCCGGAACATGTCAACTGCTAAGAGAAAAGACTTTGGATTTGTTGATTTCTCCACCCATAAAGCTGCTACAGCTTGTGTAGATGGTGTGAATAATACACAACTGGGTGATGGGAGCTCAAAG GCAAAAGTCAGAGCAAGGCTATCGAACCCTATGCCTAAAACACAAGCTATTAAGGGGGGAATGTCTGGTGGGTTTCGAATTGGAAGTGGTGGCAATGGCACATTTTCAAGATTTG GGAGAACCGTTGGCCAGGTTGGACATCGCTTTAACTCGAAAGGTTTCCAACATGGCCGGTATTACCATCAAAATGAACGTGGTCGAACTAGTACAAATGAGCATGACTTTGACAATCGATATTCTGAGTTCCATCGGCAGCAAGTTATGG CAGGTGGAAGGAGGGGCTCTTATGGGGATGGTTATCGCACATCCAGTAGAGCAGCCGCATTTGTTAGCCCTTCAAGATATAATTTGAGTAGGTCTTGGTATGATGGCCCTGAAAGGGCATGGAGGGAGCATGCTTTGCCTAGGAGGCAACCGTTTTCTCCTCAACGAGCCTTTGATCAACCTTATGGGGGGCAGCAATATGATGACCCTTATTATTATGATGAAAGTGCACATAGCATGAAGAGGCCATTTTATATGACA GACCATGATCCTGAATACATGGAGCCTCCTATATTCCGTCCTCGAATGGATCATCCTTATCCAGAAGTTACATTTCATGAAACCCGCCATCGTG ATCCTCATCATGCAGCTGGTAGTGGTCTCTACTCCCATGATTATTTTGGTTCTGAT TATGATGCATATCCCCCGTATTATCGGGATCATTCCTATGGAGGCAGCTACTAG
- the LOC107911059 gene encoding nucleolin isoform X4 — protein sequence MRIRNQGTAEPATTRKTPPTRKSAAKTSSGCTDAAAESTALKTAGTKQASAAKAKQMEKNEISTVIIEGSDSNLEGSAVEEVKSSPEATRLTPESKATPGTKLVSKRTPGRPKRAVSAKGKAVSVVNSEGTANEKVLESPNKVEMEHQKVKEREKIEETGKSKLEEEVPCDGNIEEYVAKEDSLLVSGTDRKIVDLNVKEGRKDKLSGEDVQMEQDRYGSFDDEFEYGDRVDFGDHDDEVLADDDVDDPIEETEALEEECKELTAIAKEHKIKKECEIFVGGLDRDAVEEDLRQVFEKIGEVVEVRLHKNPITNKNKGYAFVKFSNKEHAKHALLEMKNPVICGKRCGTAPSEDNDTLFLGNICNTWTKEAIKQNLKVYGIEGVENITLVPDVQHEGLSRGFAFLEFSCHADAMLAYKRLQKPDVVFGHPERTAKVAFAEPLREPDPEIMATVKTVFLDSLPPHWDEDRVREKLKGYGEIVRIVLARNMSTAKRKDFGFVDFSTHKAATACVDGVNNTQLGDGSSKAKVRARLSNPMPKTQAIKGGMSGGFRIGSGGNGTFSRFGRTVGQVGHRFNSKGFQHGRYYHQNERGRTSTNEHDFDNRYSEFHRQQVMGGRRGSYGDGYRTSSRAAAFVSPSRYNLSRSWYDGPERAWREHALPRRQPFSPQRAFDQPYGGQQYDDPYYYDESAHSMKRPFYMTDHDPEYMEPPIFRPRMDHPYPEVTFHETRHRDPHHAAGSGLYSHDYFGSDYDAYPPYYRDHSYGGSY from the exons ATGAGAATCCGGAATCAGGGTACAGCCGAACCGGCGACTACAAGAAAGACGCCGCCGACGAGGAAGTCTGCTGCGAAAACTTCATCGGGATGTACAGATGCTGCGGCGGAATCCACGGCTCTGAAAACGGCGGGAACAAAGCAGGCCTCCGCTGCTAAAGCGAAGCAAATGgagaaaaatgaaatttcaacTGTGATTATCGAGGGCTCTGATTCTAATCTTGAAGGATCAGCAG tTGAAGAAGTGAAGTCATCACCTGAAGCTACAAGACTGACACCGGAGAGCAAAGCTACACCAGGCACTAAATTAGTTTCAAAGCGAACACCTGGAAGACCTAAACGTGCTGTTTCTGCGAAAGGGAAAGCTGTCTCCGTAGTGAATTCTGAGGGAACAGCCAATGAGAAGGTTTTGGAATCACCAAATAAGGTAGAAATGGAGCATCAAAAggtaaaagaaagagaaaaaattgAAGAAACTGGAAAGTCCAAACTGGAGGAGGAAGTACCATGTGATGGGAACATTGAAGAGTATGTAGCTAAAGAGGATTCACTTCTAGTAAGCGGGACAGATCGCAAAATTGTGGACCTTAATGTAAAAGAAGGCAGGAAAGATAAGTTGAGTGGAGAAGATGTGCAAATGGAACAAGATAGGTATGGCAGTTTCGATGATGAGTTTGAGTACGGTGACAGAGTGGACTTTGGGGACCACGATGATGAAGTACTTGCAGATGATGATGTAGATGACCCTATTGAAGAAACTGAGGCATTGGAGGAGGAGTGCAAAGAACTAACTGCTATTGCAAAAGAACATAAAATTAAGAAAGAGTGTGAGATTTTTGTTGGTGGATTGGATCGAGATGCTGTTGAGGAGGACTTGAGACAGGTTTTTGAGAAAATTGGTGAGGTGGTTGAAGTTAGGTTGCATAAGAATCCGATAACCAACAAGAATAAGGGATATGCTTTTGTGAAATTTTCAAATAAAGAACATGCAAAGCATGCCTTGTTAGAAATGAAGAACCCGGTT ATTTGTGGGAAACGATGTGGGACGGCACCTAGTGAAGACAATGACACATTGTTTTTGGGAAATATTTGCAATACATGGACAAAAGAAGCT ATCAAACAAAACCTTAAAGTGTATGGTATTGAAGGAGTTGAGAATATTACTCTTGTCCCAGATGTTCAACATGAAGGGTTGAGCCGTGGTTTTGCATTTTTAGAGTTCTCTTGCCATGCTGATGCAATGCTTGCATACAAGAGACTACAGAAGCCTGATGTTGTATTTGGACACCCTGAGAGAACTGCTAAAGTAGCTTTTGCTGAACCGTTGCGGGAGCCTGATCCAGAGATAATGGCCACAGTAAAAACTGTATTTCTTGATTCACTTCCTCCTCATTGGGATGAAGATCGTGTAAGGGAAAAACTCAAAGGTTATGGAGAGATAGTGCGAATTGTATTGGCCCGGAACATGTCAACTGCTAAGAGAAAAGACTTTGGATTTGTTGATTTCTCCACCCATAAAGCTGCTACAGCTTGTGTAGATGGTGTGAATAATACACAACTGGGTGATGGGAGCTCAAAG GCAAAAGTCAGAGCAAGGCTATCGAACCCTATGCCTAAAACACAAGCTATTAAGGGGGGAATGTCTGGTGGGTTTCGAATTGGAAGTGGTGGCAATGGCACATTTTCAAGATTTG GGAGAACCGTTGGCCAGGTTGGACATCGCTTTAACTCGAAAGGTTTCCAACATGGCCGGTATTACCATCAAAATGAACGTGGTCGAACTAGTACAAATGAGCATGACTTTGACAATCGATATTCTGAGTTCCATCGGCAGCAAGTTATGG GTGGAAGGAGGGGCTCTTATGGGGATGGTTATCGCACATCCAGTAGAGCAGCCGCATTTGTTAGCCCTTCAAGATATAATTTGAGTAGGTCTTGGTATGATGGCCCTGAAAGGGCATGGAGGGAGCATGCTTTGCCTAGGAGGCAACCGTTTTCTCCTCAACGAGCCTTTGATCAACCTTATGGGGGGCAGCAATATGATGACCCTTATTATTATGATGAAAGTGCACATAGCATGAAGAGGCCATTTTATATGACA GACCATGATCCTGAATACATGGAGCCTCCTATATTCCGTCCTCGAATGGATCATCCTTATCCAGAAGTTACATTTCATGAAACCCGCCATCGTG ATCCTCATCATGCAGCTGGTAGTGGTCTCTACTCCCATGATTATTTTGGTTCTGAT TATGATGCATATCCCCCGTATTATCGGGATCATTCCTATGGAGGCAGCTACTAG
- the LOC107911059 gene encoding nucleolin isoform X2 has protein sequence MRIRNQGTAEPATTRKTPPTRKSAAKTSSGCTDAAAESTALKTAGTKQASAAKAKQMEKNEISTVIIEGSDSNLEGSAVEEVKSSPEATRLTPESKATPGTKLVSKRTPGRPKRAVSAKGKAVSVVNSEGTANEKVLESPNKVEMEHQKVKEREKIEETGKSKLEEEVPCDGNIEEYVAKEDSLLVSGTDRKIVDLNVKEGRKDKLSGEDVQMEQDRYGSFDDEFEYGDRVDFGDHDDEVLADDDVDDPIEETEALEEECKELTAIAKEHKIKKECEIFVGGLDRDAVEEDLRQVFEKIGEVVEVRLHKNPITNKNKGYAFVKFSNKEHAKHALLEMKNPVICGKRCGTAPSEDNDTLFLGNICNTWTKEAIKQNLKVYGIEGVENITLVPDVQHEGLSRGFAFLEFSCHADAMLAYKRLQKPDVVFGHPERTAKVAFAEPLREPDPEIMATVKTVFLDSLPPHWDEDRVREKLKGYGEIVRIVLARNMSTAKRKDFGFVDFSTHKAATACVDGVNNTQLGDGSSKAKVRARLSNPMPKTQAIKGGMSGGFRIGSGGNGTFSRFGRTVGQVGHRFNSKGFQHGRYYHQNERGRTSTNEHDFDNRYSEFHRQQVMGKGGRRGSYGDGYRTSSRAAAFVSPSRYNLSRSWYDGPERAWREHALPRRQPFSPQRAFDQPYGGQQYDDPYYYDESAHSMKRPFYMTDHDPEYMEPPIFRPRMDHPYPEVTFHETRHRDPHHAAGSGLYSHDYFGSDYDAYPPYYRDHSYGGSY, from the exons ATGAGAATCCGGAATCAGGGTACAGCCGAACCGGCGACTACAAGAAAGACGCCGCCGACGAGGAAGTCTGCTGCGAAAACTTCATCGGGATGTACAGATGCTGCGGCGGAATCCACGGCTCTGAAAACGGCGGGAACAAAGCAGGCCTCCGCTGCTAAAGCGAAGCAAATGgagaaaaatgaaatttcaacTGTGATTATCGAGGGCTCTGATTCTAATCTTGAAGGATCAGCAG tTGAAGAAGTGAAGTCATCACCTGAAGCTACAAGACTGACACCGGAGAGCAAAGCTACACCAGGCACTAAATTAGTTTCAAAGCGAACACCTGGAAGACCTAAACGTGCTGTTTCTGCGAAAGGGAAAGCTGTCTCCGTAGTGAATTCTGAGGGAACAGCCAATGAGAAGGTTTTGGAATCACCAAATAAGGTAGAAATGGAGCATCAAAAggtaaaagaaagagaaaaaattgAAGAAACTGGAAAGTCCAAACTGGAGGAGGAAGTACCATGTGATGGGAACATTGAAGAGTATGTAGCTAAAGAGGATTCACTTCTAGTAAGCGGGACAGATCGCAAAATTGTGGACCTTAATGTAAAAGAAGGCAGGAAAGATAAGTTGAGTGGAGAAGATGTGCAAATGGAACAAGATAGGTATGGCAGTTTCGATGATGAGTTTGAGTACGGTGACAGAGTGGACTTTGGGGACCACGATGATGAAGTACTTGCAGATGATGATGTAGATGACCCTATTGAAGAAACTGAGGCATTGGAGGAGGAGTGCAAAGAACTAACTGCTATTGCAAAAGAACATAAAATTAAGAAAGAGTGTGAGATTTTTGTTGGTGGATTGGATCGAGATGCTGTTGAGGAGGACTTGAGACAGGTTTTTGAGAAAATTGGTGAGGTGGTTGAAGTTAGGTTGCATAAGAATCCGATAACCAACAAGAATAAGGGATATGCTTTTGTGAAATTTTCAAATAAAGAACATGCAAAGCATGCCTTGTTAGAAATGAAGAACCCGGTT ATTTGTGGGAAACGATGTGGGACGGCACCTAGTGAAGACAATGACACATTGTTTTTGGGAAATATTTGCAATACATGGACAAAAGAAGCT ATCAAACAAAACCTTAAAGTGTATGGTATTGAAGGAGTTGAGAATATTACTCTTGTCCCAGATGTTCAACATGAAGGGTTGAGCCGTGGTTTTGCATTTTTAGAGTTCTCTTGCCATGCTGATGCAATGCTTGCATACAAGAGACTACAGAAGCCTGATGTTGTATTTGGACACCCTGAGAGAACTGCTAAAGTAGCTTTTGCTGAACCGTTGCGGGAGCCTGATCCAGAGATAATGGCCACAGTAAAAACTGTATTTCTTGATTCACTTCCTCCTCATTGGGATGAAGATCGTGTAAGGGAAAAACTCAAAGGTTATGGAGAGATAGTGCGAATTGTATTGGCCCGGAACATGTCAACTGCTAAGAGAAAAGACTTTGGATTTGTTGATTTCTCCACCCATAAAGCTGCTACAGCTTGTGTAGATGGTGTGAATAATACACAACTGGGTGATGGGAGCTCAAAG GCAAAAGTCAGAGCAAGGCTATCGAACCCTATGCCTAAAACACAAGCTATTAAGGGGGGAATGTCTGGTGGGTTTCGAATTGGAAGTGGTGGCAATGGCACATTTTCAAGATTTG GGAGAACCGTTGGCCAGGTTGGACATCGCTTTAACTCGAAAGGTTTCCAACATGGCCGGTATTACCATCAAAATGAACGTGGTCGAACTAGTACAAATGAGCATGACTTTGACAATCGATATTCTGAGTTCCATCGGCAGCAAGTTATGGGTAAAG GTGGAAGGAGGGGCTCTTATGGGGATGGTTATCGCACATCCAGTAGAGCAGCCGCATTTGTTAGCCCTTCAAGATATAATTTGAGTAGGTCTTGGTATGATGGCCCTGAAAGGGCATGGAGGGAGCATGCTTTGCCTAGGAGGCAACCGTTTTCTCCTCAACGAGCCTTTGATCAACCTTATGGGGGGCAGCAATATGATGACCCTTATTATTATGATGAAAGTGCACATAGCATGAAGAGGCCATTTTATATGACA GACCATGATCCTGAATACATGGAGCCTCCTATATTCCGTCCTCGAATGGATCATCCTTATCCAGAAGTTACATTTCATGAAACCCGCCATCGTG ATCCTCATCATGCAGCTGGTAGTGGTCTCTACTCCCATGATTATTTTGGTTCTGAT TATGATGCATATCCCCCGTATTATCGGGATCATTCCTATGGAGGCAGCTACTAG
- the LOC107913009 gene encoding histone H1, which produces MATAEPEVPVTEQQPAAAEEPKPAEKPVKEKRPRAPKEKKPKQPKSAAHPPYFQMIKEALLALKEKSGSSPYAIAKYMEEKHKAVLPANFRKILGLQLKNSAARGKLIKIKASYKLSEAGKKERAPVTKAKMEKKAKPASKPKKAEATKKPTKRVGAKKKSTPAKPKQPKSIKSPAAKKAKKAAA; this is translated from the exons ATGGCCACCGCTGAACCTGAAGTTCCAGTCACTGAGCAGCAGCCCGCGGCAGCAGAGGAGCCAAAGCCGGCGGAAAAGCCTGTGAAGGAGAAGAGACCCAGAGCTCCAAAGGAGAAAAAGCCTAAGCAACCCAAATCCGCAGCACATCCTCCTTATTTTCAG ATGATCAAGGAGGCGCTTTTGGCTTTGAAAGAGAAGAGTGGATCAAGTCCGTACGCTATAGCGAAATACATGGAAGAGAAGCACAAGGCGGTGCTTCCAGCGAATTTCAGGAAAATCTTAGGTCTTCAGCTTAAAAACTCAGCTGCCAGAGGCAAGCTGATAAAGATCAAGGCCTCTTACAAGCTCTCCGAAGCCGGCAAAAAAGAGAGAGCCCCTGTTACGAAAGCTAAGATGGAGAAGAAAGCTAAGCCAGCTTCGAAGCCGAAGAAAGCTGAGGCGACAAAGAAGCCAACAAAGAGAGTCGGGGCCAAGAAGAAATCAACTCCAGCAAAGCCGAAGCAGCCTAAATCTATCAAGTCACCTGCGGCTAAAAAGGCCAAGAAGGCGGCTGCTTAG